A genomic window from Rhodococcus sp. KBS0724 includes:
- a CDS encoding YafY family protein produces MISSSARLLDLLALLSSGVQWTSTELANRMNVDARTIRRDVGRLRDLGYVVESDPGPWGGYRLGSGGQQVPPLVLDDEEALAVAVSLREAAGTGVLGGDQAVLSALFKLRRVLPVRVADRLRFMDTVIVHSSEAVEQQIDPDILLRLATACRRFERLVLSYRSHDGVHSVREVDAYRLVRRNRRWYLVAKDVAKGVWRTFRADRVLDTRTTGSRTEPLDALDAPDAEAFVAEGISSVVYPIYTTVRLPLPVERAQEVVPPTIGTYTSEGSDSTIVVIGGNDTDMLVTYLLGLGVALEVLSPRDVRESLLGRMRDLIAVNTRQNEAGTA; encoded by the coding sequence GTGATCAGTTCCTCTGCCCGCCTGCTTGACCTGCTCGCTTTGTTGTCCTCCGGTGTGCAATGGACGTCCACTGAGTTGGCGAACCGGATGAATGTCGATGCACGGACCATTCGTCGCGACGTCGGACGGTTACGGGACCTCGGTTACGTCGTGGAATCGGATCCAGGGCCGTGGGGCGGGTATCGGCTCGGGTCCGGCGGACAGCAAGTTCCTCCTCTCGTGCTCGATGACGAAGAGGCGCTGGCGGTGGCGGTGTCACTGCGGGAAGCGGCTGGAACAGGTGTGTTGGGCGGTGATCAGGCTGTGCTGTCCGCGTTGTTCAAACTGCGTCGGGTGTTACCTGTGCGTGTGGCTGACCGGCTGCGTTTCATGGATACCGTGATTGTTCATTCGTCCGAAGCCGTCGAGCAGCAGATCGATCCGGATATCCTTCTACGGCTGGCAACGGCATGTCGCCGATTCGAGCGGCTTGTGCTGTCGTACCGGAGTCACGACGGGGTTCACTCTGTTCGAGAAGTGGACGCCTATCGCCTTGTTCGGCGGAACCGCCGTTGGTACTTAGTGGCCAAAGACGTTGCGAAGGGCGTGTGGCGCACCTTTCGCGCGGATCGTGTGCTCGATACCCGCACGACAGGTAGCCGGACTGAACCGCTGGACGCGCTGGACGCGCCGGACGCGGAAGCGTTTGTGGCAGAGGGAATATCCAGCGTTGTGTACCCGATATACACAACGGTGCGTTTACCTCTGCCGGTCGAGCGCGCGCAGGAAGTGGTCCCGCCGACGATCGGAACTTATACCAGTGAAGGATCTGATTCTACGATCGTTGTGATAGGGGGAAACGACACCGATATGCTCGTCACTTACCTGTTGGGTCTGGGAGTAGCTCTGGAAGTGCTCTCCCCGCGCGATGTTCGCGAGTCACTGCTCGGGCGGATGCGTGACCTGATCGCAGTGAACACCCGACAGAACGAAGCGGGCACCGCATGA
- a CDS encoding VOC family protein: protein MTEKVAPPPQIRFLSVDFDCPDPAVLSHFYSSMLGLPVLFSSDDFILLGRGGESGLGFVRVADYRRPTWPDPTEGKQAHIELGVDDLDAAQSYVLSLGAELPSFQPDITHWRVLLDPAGHPFCLSFNG from the coding sequence ATGACCGAAAAAGTGGCACCACCACCGCAAATCAGGTTCCTGTCCGTCGACTTCGACTGCCCCGATCCCGCCGTCCTGTCGCATTTCTACAGCTCGATGCTCGGGCTTCCGGTCCTCTTTTCGAGCGACGACTTCATCCTGCTGGGACGTGGCGGCGAATCTGGCCTCGGTTTCGTTCGCGTCGCCGACTACCGCAGACCCACCTGGCCGGACCCTACGGAAGGAAAACAGGCACACATCGAACTCGGTGTCGACGATCTCGATGCTGCACAGAGCTACGTGCTTTCTCTAGGAGCTGAGCTGCCCTCGTTTCAACCCGACATTACCCATTGGAGGGTTCTGCTCGACCCAGCCGGGCACCCCTTCTGTCTCTCGTTCAACGGTTGA
- a CDS encoding Clp protease N-terminal domain-containing protein, with the protein MFERFTADARAIVVDAVGRADQVTPRELLTAILTTDRGIATATLRECGVAAESLHSQAPTNDLDQDAEVLASIGIDVAAIRESLEQAFGKGALDEPAVPAGIGSRRSRFAFPRSRLDKDAKKVLELSLREAIAHESREIGAEHILLGILRVADGPTRTALEAQVNIPEIRSRLESAMRAA; encoded by the coding sequence ATGTTCGAGAGGTTTACTGCAGACGCCCGAGCGATTGTCGTCGACGCGGTCGGGCGTGCCGATCAGGTGACTCCCCGAGAATTACTGACAGCAATTCTGACCACCGATCGAGGCATCGCCACCGCGACCCTGCGCGAGTGCGGTGTCGCCGCTGAATCGCTGCACAGCCAGGCTCCGACGAACGATCTTGATCAAGACGCCGAGGTGCTGGCGTCGATAGGCATCGACGTGGCCGCAATTCGGGAGAGCCTCGAGCAAGCGTTCGGGAAGGGGGCCCTCGACGAGCCTGCCGTACCTGCCGGGATCGGTTCGCGTCGTAGCAGATTCGCCTTCCCGCGCTCGCGACTCGACAAGGACGCGAAGAAGGTTCTCGAACTGTCACTGCGGGAAGCGATTGCCCACGAGAGTCGCGAGATCGGTGCCGAGCACATACTCCTCGGCATCCTGCGTGTCGCCGACGGTCCCACGCGCACGGCACTCGAAGCGCAGGTCAACATCCCCGAGATTCGTAGCCGGCTGGAATCGGCGATGCGAGCAGCGTAG
- a CDS encoding HTH domain-containing protein translates to MTEATSLATAASSPDPAEGLRAVRALRRLLERLETIQVANARKQGWSWQAIAETLEVSRQAVHKKHASVESLRGKGR, encoded by the coding sequence ATGACCGAAGCGACCTCACTCGCCACCGCCGCAAGCAGTCCTGATCCAGCCGAGGGCTTGCGAGCCGTTCGGGCGCTGCGACGACTGCTCGAACGACTCGAAACCATTCAAGTTGCCAACGCGCGCAAGCAGGGATGGTCCTGGCAAGCAATTGCCGAGACCCTCGAGGTGAGCCGCCAGGCCGTCCACAAGAAACACGCAAGCGTAGAGTCGCTACGAGGAAAAGGCAGGTAG
- a CDS encoding alpha/beta fold hydrolase, with translation MTLLEDKWIETADGELTHYHELGEGTPILFLHGSGTGVTAAANWWLNLPVLSEQGRCIAIDSIGYGQSVVAPNTEYGIKEWVRHAVRVLDALGIEKTWIVGNSLGGWLAFQFAIDFPERLLGIVSMGTGGAKLTGALAGHSNPNLTEAGIRKTLELFVVDKSLVTDELVSLRYQSALNDTASDRLAEVVAARDRDRTELPLDFDVLSRLDVPVLLIHGVQDVVIPVSRTWELLNVIPNADVHIFSQCGHWSQVERAEEFNTVITQYLSARGVSRS, from the coding sequence TTGACGCTTCTCGAAGACAAGTGGATCGAGACCGCAGACGGTGAACTCACCCACTACCACGAACTGGGCGAAGGTACCCCGATCCTGTTCCTGCACGGTTCGGGCACCGGCGTCACCGCCGCCGCCAACTGGTGGCTCAATCTTCCGGTTCTCAGTGAGCAGGGGCGTTGCATCGCAATCGATTCCATCGGCTACGGGCAGAGCGTTGTTGCTCCGAACACCGAGTACGGAATCAAGGAATGGGTTCGCCACGCGGTGCGCGTTCTCGACGCCCTCGGCATCGAGAAGACGTGGATTGTCGGAAACTCCCTCGGCGGTTGGCTTGCATTCCAGTTTGCCATCGATTTCCCGGAACGCCTTCTGGGGATCGTCTCGATGGGCACGGGCGGCGCAAAGTTGACGGGCGCGCTGGCCGGTCACTCCAACCCGAACCTGACTGAAGCCGGCATTCGCAAGACCCTCGAACTCTTTGTTGTCGACAAGTCGCTTGTCACTGATGAATTGGTGTCCCTGCGCTACCAATCTGCGCTCAACGATACGGCCTCGGATCGCCTCGCCGAGGTGGTCGCAGCCCGCGATCGTGACCGCACCGAGCTACCGCTCGATTTCGATGTGCTCTCTCGTTTGGATGTTCCGGTTCTGCTGATCCACGGTGTCCAGGACGTGGTGATTCCGGTGTCGCGTACGTGGGAGTTACTCAACGTCATCCCGAATGCCGATGTGCATATCTTCAGCCAGTGTGGCCACTGGTCACAGGTCGAGCGGGCAGAAGAGTTCAATACCGTTATCACGCAGTATCTTTCCGCTCGGGGTGTGAGCCGGTCATGA
- a CDS encoding 3-carboxyethylcatechol 2,3-dioxygenase, translating into MKQALLCMSHSPLLHHLDPPADVKASVEAAFDQARAFVHNFDPDVIVNFGPDHYNGFFYDLMPPFCIGYKAKGSGDYDSFAGELNVPEAMAEDLAQFVMDQGLDLAISRQMEVDHGAVQPMEIIYGDVASKPLIPVFVNSVARPFVKVARVRKFGEAVGAYFKNSDKKVLFIGSGGLSHEPPVPQIATADEAQRKMLTDGRNPTPQARAARQQRVIDTAVKFAADEADIMDLNPEWDRGFLDVCASGRIEDFDRYTADDMDAVAGHSSHEVRNWVAAYSALRACGEYEIAYEFYRPIKEYISGFAVTTAILRDI; encoded by the coding sequence ATGAAGCAGGCTTTGCTGTGCATGTCGCACAGCCCACTGTTGCACCACCTCGACCCGCCGGCCGATGTCAAAGCATCGGTGGAAGCAGCGTTCGACCAGGCCCGCGCATTTGTTCACAATTTTGATCCCGATGTGATCGTGAACTTCGGACCCGATCACTACAACGGATTCTTCTACGATCTGATGCCGCCGTTCTGCATCGGCTACAAGGCAAAGGGCAGTGGCGATTACGACTCGTTTGCCGGTGAACTGAACGTGCCGGAAGCTATGGCCGAGGACTTGGCGCAGTTCGTGATGGATCAGGGGCTCGACCTTGCGATTTCACGTCAGATGGAGGTCGATCACGGTGCGGTGCAACCGATGGAGATCATCTACGGCGACGTAGCGTCCAAACCGCTGATCCCAGTCTTCGTCAATTCGGTGGCCAGGCCGTTCGTGAAGGTTGCCCGCGTGCGTAAGTTCGGCGAGGCCGTCGGCGCGTATTTCAAGAATTCCGACAAGAAGGTGCTGTTCATCGGTTCCGGTGGGCTGTCACATGAACCGCCGGTTCCGCAGATCGCCACCGCCGACGAGGCTCAGCGCAAGATGCTGACCGACGGCCGGAATCCGACGCCGCAGGCGCGCGCGGCCAGGCAACAGCGAGTCATCGACACGGCCGTCAAGTTCGCGGCGGACGAGGCCGACATCATGGATCTGAATCCGGAGTGGGACAGAGGATTTCTCGACGTGTGCGCGTCCGGGCGGATCGAGGACTTTGATCGCTACACCGCAGACGACATGGATGCGGTAGCCGGGCACTCCTCGCATGAGGTGCGCAACTGGGTGGCTGCCTACTCCGCCCTACGGGCCTGCGGTGAATACGAGATCGCCTACGAGTTCTACCGGCCGATCAAGGAATACATCTCCGGCTTTGCCGTCACGACCGCGATTCTGCGGGATATCTAA
- a CDS encoding cyclic-phosphate processing receiver domain-containing protein → MVSNATNHRLGYIMNLWVDNLRKPPDGWTWAKTSSGAIDALCFGMVERLSLTYDLGGRDTTSTVVFWMLENRLWPREIRIHSDNPAGVEWLTRMIDRYRR, encoded by the coding sequence ATGGTTAGCAATGCGACCAATCACAGGCTCGGCTACATAATGAACCTCTGGGTTGATAACTTGCGGAAACCACCAGATGGGTGGACGTGGGCAAAGACCAGTTCAGGCGCTATCGACGCACTCTGTTTCGGCATGGTGGAACGGCTCTCCCTCACCTACGACCTAGGTGGAAGAGACACCACATCTACCGTCGTTTTTTGGATGCTCGAAAATAGGCTGTGGCCACGGGAGATTCGCATTCACAGTGATAATCCGGCAGGTGTCGAATGGCTGACCAGAATGATCGATCGGTACCGCAGGTAG
- a CDS encoding sulfite exporter TauE/SafE family protein encodes MTVAIALAAGTVIGILLGLLGGGGSILAVPVLIFALGLDIDQAIPISLIVVGAASAVGAVPKIRAHLVQWRLAAVFAVAGIPATFLGTALGRLLPQAVVMTGFAIVMIVAGVRMLADHGDTGTACSLGDSGINWRHCAPRAIPAGLVVGVLTGLFGVGGGFLIIPALVLMLGIDMQIAIGTSLLVIVANSAAGLISHLGSGVTIDPAMTLAFSGAAVLASLFTGRLSSRIDAGRLQHWFAYLVFVIAVYVLFDTLFLSR; translated from the coding sequence ATGACTGTCGCAATTGCACTCGCGGCCGGTACCGTCATCGGTATCCTGCTCGGACTCCTCGGCGGCGGCGGATCTATTCTCGCCGTACCGGTCCTGATATTCGCCCTCGGCCTCGACATCGATCAGGCAATCCCGATCTCGCTGATCGTCGTCGGCGCTGCATCAGCTGTCGGCGCAGTCCCCAAAATTCGCGCACACCTCGTGCAGTGGCGACTGGCGGCAGTATTCGCAGTTGCTGGTATCCCCGCAACCTTTCTCGGCACTGCTCTAGGGAGACTTCTCCCACAGGCGGTCGTGATGACAGGGTTCGCTATCGTCATGATCGTTGCCGGTGTCCGTATGCTCGCTGACCACGGCGATACCGGGACCGCCTGCAGCTTAGGGGATTCCGGCATCAATTGGCGGCATTGCGCACCGCGTGCGATCCCTGCCGGCTTGGTGGTTGGCGTGCTCACGGGGCTCTTCGGTGTCGGTGGTGGATTCCTCATCATTCCCGCGCTTGTCCTGATGCTGGGAATCGATATGCAGATCGCGATCGGAACCTCGCTTCTTGTTATCGTCGCGAACTCCGCTGCTGGCCTGATCTCACATCTCGGTAGCGGAGTCACCATCGATCCGGCCATGACGCTCGCCTTTTCCGGTGCTGCAGTCCTTGCATCCTTGTTCACTGGACGACTCTCCAGCCGAATCGATGCTGGAAGACTTCAGCATTGGTTCGCCTACCTGGTGTTCGTCATAGCTGTCTATGTTTTGTTCGACACTTTGTTTTTAAGCCGGTAA
- a CDS encoding DUF2892 domain-containing protein — MTASPPRQGWTIERIVPMLGGLVVLISVALILTFSIWWLILTTFVAANLLLYSAVGWCPMSLILHRSGIARLGAG; from the coding sequence GTGACAGCTTCCCCTCCACGCCAGGGCTGGACCATCGAACGGATCGTTCCCATGCTGGGTGGACTGGTCGTCCTGATCAGTGTGGCCCTGATTCTTACCTTCTCCATCTGGTGGCTCATTCTCACCACGTTCGTCGCCGCGAATCTCCTGCTCTACAGCGCAGTCGGTTGGTGTCCGATGAGCCTGATCCTCCACCGCTCCGGCATTGCACGACTCGGTGCCGGCTAA
- a CDS encoding metal-sensitive transcriptional regulator — protein sequence MVGDDVSIALVLNRLRRAQGQLAGVISMIEQGRDCKDVVTQIAAVSRALDRAGFKIVATGLRECMTGDTENGKEPMTEAELEKLFLALA from the coding sequence ATGGTCGGCGACGATGTCAGCATCGCGTTGGTACTCAACCGGCTCCGCCGCGCCCAGGGCCAACTCGCGGGCGTGATCTCGATGATCGAACAGGGCCGCGACTGCAAGGACGTCGTCACCCAAATCGCCGCGGTCTCAAGGGCGCTGGATCGGGCCGGATTCAAGATCGTCGCCACCGGCCTACGTGAATGCATGACTGGCGACACCGAGAACGGCAAGGAACCGATGACCGAAGCCGAACTCGAAAAGCTCTTCCTCGCGCTCGCCTGA